In the genome of Lagopus muta isolate bLagMut1 chromosome 21, bLagMut1 primary, whole genome shotgun sequence, one region contains:
- the CAMK2N1 gene encoding calcium/calmodulin-dependent protein kinase II inhibitor 1, which yields MAEGPPYGGGQLAGGAAGGELPFPVPLRHGPDALLAAGQGKRPPKLGQIGRSKRVVIEDDRIDDVLQNLSEKAPPGV from the exons ATGGCGGAGGGGCCGCCGTACGGCGGGGGGCAGCTGGCGGGGGGCGCGGCGGGGGGCGAGCTGCCCTTCCCCGTGCCCCTCCGCCACGGCCCCGACGCGCTGCTGGCGGCCGGGCAGGGCAAGCGGCCCCCCAAGCTGGGGCAGATCGGACGCAGCAAAAGAG TGGTTATCGAAGACGATAGGATCGACGACGTGCTGCAGAACCTCTCCGAAAAGGCCCCCCCCGGCGTCTAA
- the MUL1 gene encoding mitochondrial ubiquitin ligase activator of NFKB 1, producing MEGGGRPSALQAALLAAGTGLTALFYSVYRQQARLARGLQGARRLRLDGELRAVLLEAPGRCVPYAVIEGVVRAVKDTLSSQFVENCKGVVQRLTLQEHKMVWNRTTHLWNDYEKIIHQRTNTTAFDLAPLDDGTGVSVRVMKPLEAAELSLETVHEKFHPSVQSFPDVIGHYISGERPKGIQETEQMLKVGAALTGVGELVLDNNTIKLQPPKQGLRYYLTSADFDALLKKQESSAKLWKILTILFGFSTCAVLFYLLRKQYRHHQERRHLKQMQEEFRQAQERLMREVNAEGGETLKNACVICLSSAKSCVFLECGHVCSCSECYRALPEPKRCPICRQAISRVVPLYNS from the exons ATGGAAGGCGGCGGGCGGCCCTCGGCCTTGCAGGCCGCGTTGCTGGCGGCCGGCACGGGGCTGACCGCGCTGTTCTACTCGGTGTACCGGCAGCAGGCCCGTCTCGCCCGCGGCCTGCAG GGCGCCCGGAGGCTGCGGCTGGACGGGGAGCTGCGGGCCGTGCTGCTGGAGGCGCCGGGCCGCTGCGTGCCCTATGCTGTCATCGAAG GCGTAGTGCGCGCTGTCAAGGACACCCTGAGCAGCCAGTTTGTGGAGAACTGCAAGGGCGTCGTGCAGAGGCTGACCCTGCAGGAGCACAAGATGGTGTGGAACCGAACGACTCACCTCTG GAATGACTATGAGAAGATCATCCACCAGAGAACCAACACCACTGCCTTTGACCTGGCCCCACTGGACGACGGCACCGGCGTCTCCGTGAGGGTGATGAAACCTCTGGAGGCCGCTGAGCTCAGCCTGGAGACGGTGCACGAGAAATTCCACCCCTCGGTGCAATCCTTCCCTGATGTCATCGGGCACTACATCAGCGGGGAGCGCCCGAAAGGCATTCAGGAGACAGAGCAGATGCTGAAGGTGGGAGCGGCGCTGACTGGCGTTGGGGAGCTGGTGCTGGACAACAACACCATCAAGCTGCAGCCACCCAAGCAGGGTTTGCGCTACTACCTGACCAGCGCCGATTTCGACGCTTTGCTGAAGAAACAGGAATCGAGTGCCAAGCTTTGGAAGATCCTGACCATCCTTTTTGGTTTCAGCACTTGTGCCGTTCTCTTCTACCTCCTGAGGAAGCAGTACAGGCACCACCAGGAGAGGCGGCACCTCAAGCAGATGCAGGAGGAATTCAGGCAAGCGCAGGAGCGGCTGATGCGCGAAGTGAACGCCGAGGGTGGAGAGACGCTGAAAAATGCCTGTGTCATCTGCCTGAGCAGTGCCAAATCCTGCGTCTTCCTGGAGTGTGGGCACGTCTGCTCCTGCAGTGAGTGCTACCGAGCCCTTCCAGAGCCCAAAAGGTGCCCCATCTGCAGACAGGCCATCAGCAGGGTGGTTCCCCTGTACAACAGCTAA
- the FAM43B gene encoding protein FAM43B has product MLPWRRSKFVLVENERKCKGKSLGPGLGYASLLAGFLRSCPDLLPECPLERLGSVFGGRRQKVELNKEDPTYTVRYLGNAVTLHAKGEGCTEEAVGKIWAKSDAGAGGAKMKLTLGPHGIRMAPGEKGARRSGHAYLLHRITYCTADRRHPKVFAWVYRHQVKNKAVVLRCHAVLVPKAATARAMALLLFQTSASAFDEFKRLKRQNDGRRLQQQLLGEAIVPLVPLRRLLNAKCPYRPPAERARCAPRLSSILEEDEEETGGTWGDGGPTVVSLASEMRGCSLRGPRAPIC; this is encoded by the coding sequence ATGCTGCCCTGGCGCCGCAGCAAGTTCGTGCTGGTGGAAAACGAACGTAAGTGCAAAGGGAAAAGCTTGGGGCCAGGGTTGGGCTATGCCTCGTTGCTGGCCGGCTTCCTGCGCTCCTGCCCCGATTTGTTGCCCGAATGCCCCTTGGAGAGGTTGGGTTCTGTGTTTGGAGGCCGGCGGCAGAAAGTGGAGCTGAACAAGGAGGATCCCACCTACACCGTGCGCTACCTGGGTAATGCAGTCACACTGCACGCCAAAGGAGAGGGATGCACCGAGGAGGCGGTGGGGAAAATATGGGCCAAAAGCGACGCGGGCGCTGGTGGGGCCAAGATGAAGCTGACCTTAGGGCCGCACGGCATCCGCATGGCACCGGGTGAGAAGGGTGCCAGGAGGTCGGGCCACGCATACCTGCTGCACCGCATCACCTATTGCACAGCCGACCGCCGGCACCCGAAGGTTTTTGCGTGGGTTTACCGGCACCAGGTGAAGAACAAAGCCGTGGTGCTGCGCTGTCACGCCGTCCTCGTCCCCAAAGCCGCCACGGCGCGCGCCATGGCCCTGCTCCTCTTCCAGACCTCCGCTTCAGCCTTTGATGAATTCAAGAGGCTCAAAAGGCAGAACGACGGCCGTcgcctccagcagcagctcctgggtgAAGCCATCGTCCCCTTGGTGCCCCTGCGCAGGCTGCTCAATGCCAAGTGTCCCTACCGCCCGCCGGCCGAGCGCGCCCGCTGCGCCCCACGGCTCAGCTCCATCCtggaggaggacgaggaggagaCGGGGGGCACGTGGGGGGACGGGGGGCCCACCGTGGTCTCTTTGGCCAGTGAGATGAGGGGGTGCAGCTTGCGTGGCCCAAGGGCCCCCATATGCTGA
- the CDA gene encoding cytidine deaminase produces the protein MVFSPLTSLWLPPGRSQHQIPAGEEGKEGGVRKLSTHTHTERKAKHVEKWLEKRRYMYKTRKQAQRELNLHPDAKTSRLGMMPGARMGRYPDRALRSGKYLTTSASPCGAGSAGMEGSECLQLLLRRCREAKDCAYCPYSRFPVGAALLTASGEIFSGCNVENACYSLGVCAERTAIQKAISEGHTRFRAMAIASDMEDFITPCGACRQVMREFGTDWDLYLTKPDGTYIVKTLQELLPLSFGPEDLQKA, from the exons ATGGTTTTCTCCCCTTTGACCTCTCTGTGGCTCCCCCCAGGACGTTCCCAGCACCAAATTCCtgctggggaggaaggaaaagaaggcgGTGTGAGAAAGCttagcacacacacacacacagaaagaaaagcaaagcacgTAGAAAAATGGctagaaaaaagaagatatatgtataaaacaagaaagcagGCTCAGAGAGAGCTCAACCTCCACCCTGATGCCAAAACCTCGAGGTTGGGGATGATGCCCGGCGCACGCATGGGGCGTTATCCTGACAGGGCGTTGCGTTCGGGGAAATATTTAACCACGTCGGCGTCACCGTGTGGGGCAGGCAGTGCAGGCATGGAGGGCAGTGAGTGCCTACAGCTGCTGCTTCGCCGCTGCCGTGAGGCCAAAGATTGTGCTTACTGCCCCTACAGCCGCTTCCCCGTGGGCGCCGCGCTGCTCACCGCCAGCGGGGAGATCTTCTCCG GGTGCAACGTGGAGAATGCCTGCTACAGCCTCGGGGTGTGCGCTGAGCGCACCGCCATCCAGAAAGCCATCTCCGAGGGGCACACGAGATTCAGGGCCATGGCCATTGCCAG CGACATGGAGGACTTCATCACGCCTTGCggagcctgcagacaggtgATGAGAGAG TTTGGCACAGACTGGGACCTCTACCTGACCAAACCTGATGGCACCTACATTGTGAAGACACTACAGGAGCTCCTGCCACTCTCCTTCGGCCCTGAGGACCTGCAGAAGGCATGA
- the PINK1 gene encoding serine/threonine-protein kinase PINK1, mitochondrial gives MLLRVLFARALRLLPGAAPRRPVPIPVPPPIPSAASPASLFSRLPFVRFLSLRRPAGLAAMAVRRARAGPCMALALGLALLEPPLEEQRRARAACGRIQTVFVEKNKPQKDPLSSLRWQGFKLEDYLIGQPLGKGCNAAVYEAAIPSSLHHRGSTESSDLSVSEEEPSDKHQQQAAFPLAIKMMWNISADSSSEAILRNMHRELVPATRTALAGEYGAVFHHREPVLGRKRLRPHPNIIQVIRAFTSSVPLLPGALTDYPDVLPVSLNPRGIGRSHTLFLVMKNYPCTLRQYLRDNSPDSRLSSMMILQLLEGVDHLVRHRIAHRDLKSDNILVEFDSAGCPRLVITDFGCCLADDSIGLRLPFISMDMDRGGNSSLMPPEVTTASAGPGMVIDYSKADAWAVGAIAYEILGLPNPFYSCGDSFLESRSYCEEELPSLPVGVPCEVKQVIRMLLQRDPNKRLSARVAANVLHLSLWGESILASKALKPDQMTAWLLCQSAATLLMDGLVDKSRVETKMKMCFLANLDFEDLWTAVFLLLAWRNQSG, from the exons ATGTTGCTGCGGGTGCTGTTTGCGCGCGCCCTCCGCCTGCTGCCCGGCGctgcgccgcgccgccccgtTCCCATCCCCGTTCCTCCTCCCATCCCCTCAGCCGCCTCTCCTGCCTCGCTCTTCTCCCGGCTGCCTTTTGTCCGCTTCTTGTCCCTCCGGCGCCCGGCCGGCCTGGCGGCCATGGCGGTGCGGCGGGCCCGGGCCGGGCCGTGCAtggctctggctctggggcTGGCGCTGCTGGAGCCGCCGCTGGAGGAGCAGCGCCGGGCAAGGGCCGCGTGTGGCCGCATCCAG ACTGTGTTTGTCGAGAAGAACAAGCCACAAAAAGATCCTCTGAGCTCTTTGCGCTGGCAGGGCTTCAAGCTGGAGGACTATCTGATCGGGCAGCCCCTCGGGAAGGGCTGCAATGCAGCTGTCTATGAAGCAGCGATTCCTTCATCCCTCCATCACCGGGGGAGCACGGAGAGCTCAGATCTGTCTGTGTCTGAAGAGGAGCCGTCTGACAAACACCAGCAGCAAGCTGCTTTCCCCCTGGCTATCAAAATGATGTGGAACATCTCG GCTGACTCTTCAAGTGAAGCCATTCTGCGCAACATGCACCGAGAGCTCGTTCCAGCCACACGGACTGCCTTAGCTGGGGAGTATGGAGCTGTCTTCCACCACAG AGAACCTGTCCTTGGGAGGAAGAGGTTGAGACCTCATCCAAACATAATCCAGGTGATCCGAGCTTTCACATCCTCTGTCCCGTTGCTGCCTGGAGCCCTCACAGACTATCCTGATGTTCTTCCAGTGAGCCTGAATCCCAGAGGGATTGGTCGCAGCCACACGCTCTTCTTAGTGATGAAAAA CTATCCGTGCACCCTGCGCCAGTACCTGAGGGACAACAGCCCGGATAGCCGTCTGTCCAGCATGATGATTTTGCAGTTGCTGGAAGGCGTGGACCATCTCGTTCGACACAGGATAGCGCACAGAGACCTGAAGTCTGACAACATCTTGGTGGAGTTCGATTCTG CTGGCTGCCCCCGGCTGGTGATCACAGACTTTGGTTGCTGTTTGGCAGACGACAGCATTGGTCTGAGGCTGCCCTTCATCAGCATGGACATGGATCGTGGTGGCAATAGCTCTCTCATGCCACCTGAG GTGACCACAGCATCAGCAGGTCCAGGCATGGTGATTGACTACAGCAAAGCTGATGCCTGGGCTGTTGGAGCAATTGCTTATGAAATCCTGGGCCTGCCCAATCCTTTCTACAGCTGTGGGGACTCGTTCCTGGAGAGCAGAAGTTACTGTGAGGAGGAGCTGCCAAGCCTGCCTGTTGGTGTGCCCTGTGAGGTGAAGCAGGTGATaaggatgctgctgcagagggatcCCAACAAG AGATTGTCTGCTAGAGTTGCTGCTAACGTGCTCCACTTGAGCCTCTGGGGTGAAAGCATTCTGGCGTCCAAGGCCCTGAAGCCAGACCAGATGACTGCCTGGCTTCTCTGCCAGTCTGCAGCCACTTTGCTCATGGACGGACTGGTGGACAAAAGCAGGGTAGAAACCAAAATGAAGATGTGCTTTTTGGCCAACCTCGACTTCGAAGACCTCTGGACAGCAGTTTTCTTGTTGCTGGCCTGGAGAAACCAGTCTGGGTGA
- the AGMAT gene encoding agmatinase, mitochondrial yields the protein MLSVLSHCLSLVGRFYDTSALGVALFEAGHPDALRTRQGDTGSHLALLPAAGAGQALGSCCVCGRMSCLLRPARLSARWLFASAAAPCRRASRFNVPPSAECVARPVGLCSMLRLPVQTSAEGLNAAFVGVPIDVGTSNRPGARFGPQQIRAESVMVRRYNASTGAAPFDSLLVADVGDVNVNLYNLPDSCRRIYVSYQKIVASGCVPLTLGGDHTVTYPILQAVAEKHGPVGLVHVDAHTDTSDVALGEKIYHGTPFRRCVDEGLLDCSRVVQIGIRGSSYAPDPYKYCWDQGFRVVPAEECWMKSLVPLMGEVRQQMGDGPVYISFDIDGLDPAYAPGTGTPEIAGLTPMQALEIIRGCKGLNIVGCDLVEVAPIYDVSGNTALLGANLLFEMLCVLPGVKTM from the exons atgctttctgttctgtccCACTGCCTTTCCTTAGTGGGACGTTTTTATGATACTTCAGCACTTGGGGTGGCTTTGTTTGAGGCAG GGCATCCAGACGCACTTCGAACCCGGCAGGGTGACACAGGGAGCCAcctggctctgctcccagctgcaggagcagggcaggcttTGGGGTCttgctgtgtgtgtggcagGATGAGTTGCCTGCTCAGGCCAGCCAGGCTCTCTGCTCGGTGGCTTTTTGCATCCGCTGCTGCTCCTTGCCGCCGTGCCTCGCGGTTCAACGTGCCTCCCAGTGCTGAGTGCGTGGCCCGGCCCGTGGGGCTCTGCTCCATGCTGAGGCTTCCTGTTCAGACCTCAGCAGAGGGACTGAACGCAGCTTTTGTCGGCGTTCCCATTGATGTGGGCACGTCCAACCGGCCCGGAGCCAG GTTTGGTCCTCAGCAGATCCGTGCTGAGTCAGTGATGGTGAGGAGGTACAACGCCAGCACTGGGGCAGCGCCTTTCGACTCCCTGCTGGTGGCTGATGTTGGAGATGTGAATGTCAACCTCTACAACCTGCCCGACAGCTGCCGCCGCATCTACGTGTCCTACCAGAAGATCGTGGCCTCTGGCTGCGTGCCTCTCACTCTGG GTGGAGACCACACTGTTACATACCCCATCCTGCAGGCAGTGGCAGAAAA GCACGGACCTGTGGGGCTGGTGCATGTGGACGCTCACACTGACACCAGTGACGTGGCCCTGGGGGAGAAGATCTACCATGGGACCCCGTTCCGGCGCTGCGTGGATGAAGGGCTGCTGGACTGCAGCCGTGTGGTTCAGATTGGCATCCGTGGCTCCTCCTATGCCCCCGATCCGTACAAGTACTGCTGGGACCAG GGATTCCGGGTGGTTCCAGCTGAGGAGTGCTGGATGAAGTCCCTGGTTCCACTGATGGGAGAGGTGAGGCAGCAGATGGGGGATGGCCCGGTGTACATCAGCTTTGACATCGACGGGCTGGACCCTGCCTATGCCCCGGGAACGGGGACACCAGAGATTGCTGGGCTCACACCTATGCAG gcTTTGGAGATTATTCGTGGCTGCAAAGGACTCAATATAGTGGGATGTGACCTTGTGGAGGTGGCACCCATATATGATGTCTCTG GTAACACTGCCCTGCTAGGAGCCAATCTGCTCTTTGAAATGTTGTGTGTCCTTCCTGGAGTGAAAACCATGTGA